A window of Chitinophagales bacterium contains these coding sequences:
- a CDS encoding ABC transporter permease: MNVASFIARRIAFNRQRSFSRFIIRLSTTATLISVAVMIVTLALVNGFQEAVSEKVFSFLGHVRVQQRQPGQGNTSEELPVKRNIRLEQAVRKVPGIRSIHPFATRYSILRINSEIEGVLVKGFDKTYDTTHLKPFLQEGRFIRFTDSSYSREIIISTYMANQLKLKLNDQPIIYFVKPDGSIRPDKLKVVGIFKTGIEEYDKSFAIGDLSLIRRLNEWGPEQIGGYEIYIDDYQKMDALAEEVFTLSAFPQEWDARAVTDIYPEIFDWLKILDQNRNILIIVMAAVALINLVTCLIILVLERLRMIGILKSLGASNWMVQKVFLFQSAIITVTGILLGTAVALGLLWLQQTTGFVRLQEESYYLDSAAVKIVWWQVGLVVGGTLLVSLLVLMIPSLIVRRVQPVKAIRFQ, from the coding sequence TTGAACGTTGCAAGCTTCATAGCCAGGCGCATCGCCTTTAACAGACAGCGGTCTTTTTCCCGTTTTATCATCCGGCTGTCTACCACCGCTACCCTGATCAGCGTAGCGGTCATGATCGTTACGCTTGCCCTGGTCAATGGGTTCCAGGAAGCCGTTAGCGAGAAGGTATTCAGCTTTTTAGGGCATGTAAGGGTACAACAACGACAACCCGGGCAGGGGAATACTTCGGAGGAATTGCCGGTGAAGCGGAATATCCGGCTGGAACAGGCGGTAAGAAAGGTTCCCGGCATCCGATCGATCCACCCTTTTGCCACCCGGTATTCGATTTTAAGGATCAACAGCGAGATCGAAGGGGTTCTGGTAAAGGGGTTTGATAAGACCTATGATACCACTCACCTGAAGCCATTTTTGCAGGAAGGCCGGTTTATCCGTTTTACGGACAGCAGTTATAGCCGGGAGATTATCATCTCCACCTACATGGCCAATCAGCTCAAATTAAAACTCAACGATCAGCCAATTATCTATTTTGTCAAGCCGGATGGCTCGATCCGCCCGGACAAACTGAAGGTGGTGGGTATTTTCAAAACAGGTATAGAGGAATACGATAAATCATTTGCCATTGGAGACCTGTCCCTGATTCGCCGGCTGAATGAATGGGGGCCTGAGCAGATCGGTGGGTATGAAATCTATATTGATGATTATCAAAAAATGGATGCCCTGGCGGAGGAGGTCTTCACCCTTTCTGCATTCCCGCAGGAATGGGACGCACGCGCGGTAACTGATATTTATCCGGAAATATTTGACTGGTTGAAGATCCTTGACCAAAACCGAAATATTCTGATCATTGTTATGGCAGCGGTGGCTTTGATCAATCTCGTTACCTGTCTTATCATACTTGTGCTGGAAAGATTACGGATGATCGGAATCCTGAAGTCGCTTGGAGCCAGTAACTGGATGGTGCAAAAAGTATTTTTATTTCAATCTGCCATTATTACGGTTACAGGTATCTTATTGGGTACAGCTGTAGCATTGGGTTTACTCTGGTTACAGCAAACAACCGGCTTTGTCCGCTTGCAGGAGGAATCCTATTATCTTGATTCAGCCGCGGTAAAGATCGTCTGGTGGCAGGTTGGGCTGGTGGTAGGGGGTACATTACTCGTTAGCCTGCTGGTATTGATGATCCCTTCCCTGATCGTAAGAAGGGTACAGCCGGTCAAAGCGATCCGCTTTCAATAA